In the Silvanigrella aquatica genome, AGTGGCAAGAAAGTGCTATTGGCCCGCCGGATTACTCATTGCTTCTCTCTTAAAAAGACACCCCAATGATTTTAAAGTCACATTCTCCATGTCAGGAACATTTTTACAACAATGTGAACTCTATGATTTAAAATTATTGGAACTTTATCAGGATATTTTATCGCTTCCTAATGCCGAAATTATTTGTGAAACATCACACCACAGTCTTGCTTCTCTTTTTGATGAAGAAGAATTTTACAAACAAATTGAAATTCAAAAAAGCACTTTAAAAAAATTATTTAACAGAGAACCTAAAGCTTTTCGAAATACAGAATTAATTTATTCTAATAAAATAGGTGAATTGGTAAAAAAAGCGGGATTTGATGTCTGTTTACTTGAAGGTTGGGATCCTTTTATTCCAGAAAATTGGAGTCCTCATCATATTTTTCATCACCCCTATATTCACGATCTCAAATTGTTACCTAAAAGCTACAAATTATCCGACGATTTGGCATTTCGTTTTTCAAATAGATCATGGGAATCATGGCCTTTGACCGCTGAAAAATATCATACTTGGTTAGAAAAATTACTTGATGGCAACCATGAATTTGTCGGTCTTTTTATGGATTATGAAACCTTTGGAGAACATCAGTGGGCCGATACAGGAATTTTTGAATTTTTAGATCGCTTTGTAACAAATATTGTCTACGATAAACGTTTTGAATTTCTTACTGTAAGTGAAACGGCAAATAAATTTTCTCCGCGGGCTGTTATGAATGTTGATCGTCCCTTGAGTTGGGCCGATACAGAACGTGATATTTCAGCCTGGTTAGGTAACAGAATTCAAGAAGATGCACTGGAACGTGCCTATAAATTAAAAAATGATATTTTATTATTAGACGATAACGAAACAACAGAAGAATGGAGAAAGCTTTTAACCAGTGACCATTTTTATTATATGTGCATCAAATGGTCTAGCGATGGCGATGTGCACAAATATTTCAGCCCCTTTGACAGCCCTTACGAAGCCTACCTCGACTATGTCAATATATTAGAAGACCTTGAAATAAAATGTGCGGAAAAAATCCGTCTGAAAGAGTTGGCAAATAGCCATGTGCAAGGAATTTCTAATGAAAATATAGGAGAGAGAGAAGAATGCGAGAAAACTACTCAAGCATCACGGCCTCTGAAAAAATCCTCGCATGCCTCGGGGAAGATGGCCAATTAAAAGGTCTTTTTTGGCCACATAAAGACAGCCGGCATTCTCACCTTGAATTCTCAATTTGCGGTTTTTCAGTTGATGGTGAAAGCATTTGGCTCGATCCCATTCGCGATCGTATTCAAATCTCTTTTGTACCTCATGAACAATTTATCACCGTGAAATGGGAATTAAACCATCCTAAATTCATGGGTGCTATCGTAACAAAAAAATGTTTGGCAATTCATTCTTCCGTTATTGAAAAATGGGAAATTCTAGTTCCAAAAGAATATGCGACAAAAAAAATTAATTTATGGCTTCTATCCCATTGGAATATGCGTTCTGAAACGAGATTTCAATCAGTTTATTCTGAAACGGGAGAAGATCTAATATTTGCCTTTTCTGAAAATTTTTGGGTAGGAATTGGAGCCTGTAATGGTTCCTGCTATTCTCATTTTCAAGCTGTGCGCGCCATTCAAGGAAATTCT is a window encoding:
- a CDS encoding glycoside hydrolase family 57 protein — protein: MVALCLYFEVHQPFRISHYRIKDISKHKDYFNDISNQSIFEKVARKCYWPAGLLIASLLKRHPNDFKVTFSMSGTFLQQCELYDLKLLELYQDILSLPNAEIICETSHHSLASLFDEEEFYKQIEIQKSTLKKLFNREPKAFRNTELIYSNKIGELVKKAGFDVCLLEGWDPFIPENWSPHHIFHHPYIHDLKLLPKSYKLSDDLAFRFSNRSWESWPLTAEKYHTWLEKLLDGNHEFVGLFMDYETFGEHQWADTGIFEFLDRFVTNIVYDKRFEFLTVSETANKFSPRAVMNVDRPLSWADTERDISAWLGNRIQEDALERAYKLKNDILLLDDNETTEEWRKLLTSDHFYYMCIKWSSDGDVHKYFSPFDSPYEAYLDYVNILEDLEIKCAEKIRLKELANSHVQGISNENIGEREECEKTTQASRPLKKSSHASGKMAN